The following are encoded in a window of Cydia strobilella chromosome 1, ilCydStro3.1, whole genome shotgun sequence genomic DNA:
- the LOC134756141 gene encoding mitochondrial glutamate carrier 1-like encodes MANVKAAPKEQPKVPPPPQLVPKVINGGIAGIIGVSVVFPIDLVKTRLQNQVIGPNGEKQYKNMLDCFKKTYAQEGYFGMYRGSAVNIILVTPEKAIKLACNDMFRYYLTLPDGTLPIFRQMIAGGAAGACQIVITTPMELLKIQMQDAGRLASQAEKEGRKFERQTAMQLINKLLAERGIMGLYKGLGATAARDVSFSVIYFPTFAILNDMGPKEPGASSPPFWWSFISGCIAGSSAAIGVNPLDVVKTRMQTLTKGAGERQYTGIVDCITTTLKNEGITAFFKGGTCRMMVIAPLFGIAQTIYYIGIAESLLGYPR; translated from the exons ATGGCTAATGTAAAAGCAGCTCCAAAGGAACAACCAAAAGTACCTCCACCACCACA GCTAGTACCAAAGGTTATAAATGGCGGCATCGCGGGCATCATCGGCGTGTCCGTAGTGTTCCCCATCGACTTGGTGAAGACGCGGCTGCAGAACCAGGTCATCGGCCCCAATGGCGAGAAACAGTACAAAAACAT GTTGGATTGTTTTAAGAAGACATACGCCCAAGAGGGATACTTCGGTATGTACCGCGGTTCGGCGGTCAACATCATTCTCGTCACGCCCGAGAAAGCGATCAAGCTGGCTTGCAACGATATGTTTCGCTACTACCTCACTTTGCCTGATGG GACCCTGCCGATTTTCCGGCAGATGATCGCAGGCGGTGCGGCGGGCGCGTGCCAGATCGTCATCACCACGCCTATGGAGCTACTGAAGATCCAGATGCAGGACGCGGGCCGCCTGGCTTCGCAAGCGGAAAAAG AAGGCCGGAAGTTCGAGCGTCAGACGGCGATGCAGCTGATCAACAAACTGCTGGCCGAGCGCGGCATCATGGGGCTGTACAAGGGGCTCGGCGCCACCGCCGCCCGCGACGTGTCCTTCAGCGTCATCTACTTCCCCACCTTCGCCATCCTCAACGACATGGGGCCGAAGGAGCCCGGCGCCAGCAGCCCGCCCTTCTG GTGGTCGTTCATTTCGGGGTGCATCGCGGGCTCGTCGGCCGCGATCGGCGTCAACCCTCTCGACGTGGTGAAGACGCGCATGCAGACGCTCACCAAGGGCGCGGGCGAGCGCCAGTACACCGGCATCGTGGACTGCATCAC GACGACGCTGAAGAACGAGGGCATCACGGCGTTCTTCAAGGGCGGCACCTGCCGCATGATGGTGATCGCGCCGCTCTTCGGCATCGCGCAGACCATCTACTACATCGGCATCGCAGAGTCTCTGCTCGGCTACCCGAGATAA
- the LOC134755965 gene encoding tol-Pal system protein TolA-like — protein sequence MAAQHQVAAAKHAALEQQSVASAKEAAAAHAAHRSEEAARHARAHALEAAQAAVHAQAQLAAAKARAAAAQKIAAAREAAAARAIQQAAHNQAARLHNADLESVKLSVLSSSGAAGAAGAAHHAASAAAAALQPSWAPWAWPAPTWTPPAHGAWAWS from the exons ATGGCCGCTCAGCACCAAGTCGCGGCCGCAAAGCACGCTGCGCTTGAGCAGCAGAGCGTCGCGAGCGCTAAGGAAGCTGCGGCCGCTCATGCCGCTCATAGAAG CGAGGAAGCGGCCAGGCACGCCCGCGCCCACGCGCTCGAAGCAGCGCAGGCGGCGGTGCACGCGCAAGCACAGTTGGCGGCAGCGaaggcgcgcgcggcggccgctCAGAAGATCGCCGCGGCCCGAGAGGCGGCGGCTGCCCGCGCTATCCAGCAAGCGGCGCATAACCAGGCTGCCAGGCTGCACAATGCTG ACCTAGAATCAGTGAAGCTGTCGGTGCTGTCAAGCTCTGgggccgccggcgccgccggtGCAGCACACCACGCCGCCTctgccgccgcggccgcgctgCAGCCCTCCTGGGCGCCCTGGGCCTGGCCCGCGCCCACCTGGACACCGCCTGCACATGGAGCTTGGGCTTGGTCTTGA